The Pseudomonas fragi DNA window TTCAACCCTAAAGGCGGTACCGTGACTGCCGGCACTTCGTCGCAAATCACTGACGGTGCTTCGTGCATGATCGTGATGTCGGCCCAGCGTGCAAAAGACCTGGGTCTTGAGCCGCTGGCCGTGATCCGCTCGATGGCAGTTGCCGGTGTGGATCCTGCGATCATGGGCTATGGTCCAGTACCGGCTACGCAAAAAGCGTTGAAGCGTGCAGGCTTGAATATGGCCGATATCGACTTCATTGAGCTCAACGAAGCTTTCGCTGCACAGGCCCTGCCGGTGCTGAAAGATTTGAAAGTGCTCGACAAGATGAATGAGAAGGTTAACCTGCACGGCGGTGCCATCGCACTGGGTCACCCGTTTGGATGCTCGGGCGCTCGTATCTCTGGCACTTTGCTCAATGTAATGAAGCAAAATGGCGGCACCTTCGGGTTGTCCACCATGTGCATTGGTCTTGGCCAGGGCATTGCCACCGTCTTCGAACGCGTCTAAGCGTTGCGATGATGGAAGCCGGGGCCTTGTGCCCCGGTTTTTGTTTTTAAGCGGATTTATTTTTTTATTTTGCAGAGGGGCCGCAACATGCCGCTACAACCTGGGCTCTATCAACATTACAAAGGTCCGCAATATCGGGTATTCAGTGTGGCACGCCACTCCGAAACCGAAGAGGACGTAGTGTTTTACCAAGCCCTGTATGGCGATTACGGCTTTTGGGTGCGCCCGCTGAGCATGTTCCTGGAATCGGTGGTGGTGGAGGGCGAACAGGTCCCGCGCTTTGCCCTGATTCAGGCCGAACCCAGCGTTTTTTCAAGGCCATAAGGCAAGGTCGCGCAGAACCCTGTGCTTGACCTCACCTTGTAGCCACTATATATAGCGGTGCCGCGTCAGGCGCGAACCGCCTTTCACTTCTAGAATTCAGGAATTTTCTGATCCATGGGCAAATCGCTGGTCATTGTGGAATCCCCGGCTAAGGCCAAGACCATCAACAAGTACTTGGGCAACGAGTACGTGGTGAAGTCGAGTATCGGCCATATCCGAGACCTGCCCACCAGCGGTTCGGCTAGCGCCAGCAAAGAACCGGCTGCCAAGCGTGGCAAGGCAGCGGCGGGCGAAGCGCCGGCCCTGTCGCCGAAAGAGAAGGCTCAAAAGCAGCTGATCTCGCGCATGGGCGTTGATCCCGAACACGGCTGGAAAGCCAAGTACGAGATCCTGCCTGGCAAGGAAAAGGTCATCGAAGAGCTGCGCCGGCTCGCCAAGGATGCTGACACCATCTATCTCGCAACCGACTTGGATCGCGAGGGGGAAGCCATTGCCTGGCACCTGCGCGAAGCCATCGGTGGTGATGACACCCGCTACAAGCGCGTGGTGTTCAACGAAATCACCAAGAAAGCGATTCAGGAAGCCTTCTCCAAACCGGGCGAGCTGGATATCAACCGCGTTAACGCCCAGCAGGCTCGCCGCTTTCTCGATCGCGTAGTGGGCTACATGGTTTCGCCACTGCTGTGGGCCAAGGTTGCCCGTGGCTTGTCGGCAGGTCGCGTGCAATCGGTGGCCGTGAAGCTGGTGGTGGAGCGTGAGCGCGAGATCCGTGCGTTCAACCCTGAAGAATACTGGGAAATCCACGCCGACCTTGGTACCGCCAAGGGTGCGAAGGTGCGTTTCGACGTGGCCCGCGAAAAAGGCGAGGCGTTCAAGCCGCTGAACGAAGCGCAGGCAATGGCTGCGCTGGAGAAGCTCAAGGCTTCGAACTACAGCATCGTCAAGCGTGAAGACAAACCGACCAGCAGCAAGCCGTCGGCACCTTTCATTACCTCCACCCTGCAACAGGCAGCGAGCAATCGCCTGGGCTACGGGGTGAAGAAAACCATGATGATGGCCCAGCGTTTGTATGAAGCGGGCTACATCACGTATATGCGTACCGACTCCACCAACCTCTCGGCCGATGCGGTCGAGATGGCGCGCACCTACATTGAAGGCGAATTTGGCGCGGACTACCTGCCGCCGGCGCCGAACGTGTACAGCAGCAAGGAGGGCGCACAAGAGGCTCACGAAGCGATTCGTCCTTCTGACGTAAACATGCACCCGAGCAAGCTGACGGGCATGGAGCGCGACGCTGAGCGCCTCTACGAGCTGATCTGGCGTCAATTCGTGGCGTGCCAGATGCTGCCGGCCAAATACCTGTCGACCACCGTCACGGTGGCGGCCGGTGATTTTGAGCTGCGTGCCAAGGGCCGCATCCTCAAATTCGACGGTTACACCCGTGTCATGCCGCAAATTGCCAAGCCGGGCGACGATGACGTACTGCCGGACATGGCCCAGGGCGATGCCCTGAAGCTGATCGAGCTCGACCCGAGCCAGCACTTTACCAAGCCTCCTGCGCGTTACTCCGAAGCCAGCCTGGTAAAAGAGATGGAAAAACGTGGCATCGGTCGTCCTTCGACCTATGCGGCGATTATCTCGACCATTCAGGACCGTGGTTACGTGGCGCTGCATAACCGCCGTTTCTACTCCGAAAAAATGGGCGACATCGTTACCGAGCGCCTGTCCGAGAGCTTCTCCGACCTGATGGACTACGGCTTCACGGCCGGCATGGAAGAGAACCTCGATGACGTGGCGCAGGGTGAGCGCGACTGGAAAAACGTGCTGGACGAGTTCTACGGCGACTTCAAAAAGAAGCTCGAAGTAGCGGCGGCGCCGGAAGGCGGCATGCGCGCCAACCAGCCGGTAATGACTGACATCCCGTGTAAGGAATGCGGTCGTCCGATGCAGATTCGTACAGCATCGACCGGCGTTTTCCTGGGTTGCTCGGGCTATAGCCTGCCGCCTAAAGAACGCTGCAAGGCCACGGTCAACCTGGTGCCGGGTGATGAAATCGCCGCGGACGACGAAGGCGAGTCCGAGTCGCTGGTACTGTTGGGCAAGCACCGTTGCCCGATCTGCAGCACCGCGATGGATGCCTACCTGCTGGACGAGAAGCACAAGCTGCACATCTGCGGTAACAACCCGGATTGTGTTGGCTATGAGATCGAAGAAGGCAACTACCGCATCAAGGGCTACGAAGGGCCGAGCCTGGAGTGCGACAAGTGCGGCAGCGAGATGCAGCTTAAAACCGGGCGTTTCGGCAAGTTCTTCGGCTGTACCAATGCCGAATGCAAAAACACTCGCAAACTGCTGAAAAGCGGTGAAGCGGCGCCGCCGAAAATGGACCCGGTGAAAATGCCGGAGCTTAAGTGCGAGAAGGTCAACGACACGTATATCTTGCGTGATGGTGCTTCGGGGTTGTTCCTGGCGGCCAGCCAGTTCCCGAAAAACCGTGAGACCCGCGCACCGCTGGTGATCGAGATTCTTCCTCACAAGGACGAAATCGATCCCAAGTACCACTTCTTGTGTGAGGCACCGAAGAAAGACCCGGATGGCCGCCCGGCAGTGATCCGCTACAGTCGCAAAACCAAAGAGCAGTACGTGCAGACTGAAGTGGATGGCAAACCGACTGGCTGGCGTGCGTTCTACGACGGCAAGGCCTGGAAGGTTGAAGACAAGCGTAAAGAAAAAGACGCCTGATCCGAGCTGATCGCTGAATCAAAAACCGCGCAAGGGCTGCATGCCTTGCGCGGTTTTTTGTTTTGGCTAGAAGGTTTGTAGCAGCTGCCGAAGGAACGAGGCTGCGTTCGGCGGCGAAGCCGTCGTAAGTCAGGCGACTCGGTGTGTCAGCAATATTGAGCGCTCTAGTTTTACGACGACTGCGTCGCCGAACGCAGCCTTCGTTCCTCGGCAGCTGCTACGAGACCTATGTGCAACGCTTGCGCCAGCACGCCTTGATCCCTGAGACTGCACCACCTGCCTTTATCCATTCGTTGTGGAGCGCCCCCATGGCTCACGAACTCTATACCCGTACCAATCAGAAGATCTATTTCGCTGGCCTGGCCCTGGAGGCCATGAACAAGGCGAGTGAAGGGCGGGCCATGAATGCTCAGGCGCTGGTTCAGGCTGAACGCGAATCGGCGATTTTCCACCTGTATGGCGCATTGCTTGGCTTGTGCCATGAGATAGCGGGGTTTTATCGCCTGTCTCAAGCCAGCGCGCCACGGGTCGAGTTGCTGCTCACCCGCCAGGTGCTGGACGAGAAGGCCATCCCTGAGCTGGCAGAGCTGGTCGAGCTGGCTTGCGCGCCGCAAACCTGGCTGGCGCAGTTGGTGGCCACCCATGCCGCGCTCTATCAGCCCCTGCAGGCGCCGAAAAAGGTCAAGGTGGATGTGTTCCAGCCTTTGATCGATACGGTCAACCTGGAGGACGAGGCGCCGCTGGGGCTAAGCCGCGAAACCCTGGAAGAGTGGCGCCAGAACCTCAAGGCGCTGGCCATTCGGTTCCGTGACGGACTCAACGAGTGCTGAGGGTCAAAAGCGAAACGGTACAGTCATTCATCAGTCTGTAGGCCTAAGCACTACAGATCCTGGGAATTTTCAGCAGGATGGCTGATATACTCCCACGCTTTCGTGGAGAACACATTTATATGCCAACGTCCTTTCTAGAAATTGTCGAGTTGCCAGACGGCCGCATCGAGTTGCGCCGTGCTGAAGACGAAGGGTCTTTGGTCACGCTGAATTTTTCTGAAGATGCCAAGGCTTTTCTTCAGGGGCAGCACGTTGAGGTGGCTAAAGCCATGCTTAGCGTCGGTGTACAAATGGCGGGTCGGCTGGCCGAAGGCGAGCTTGAAAAAGACGATGGGCCGCGCATTCTTCATTAAGCGCTCCCGGATCCGGTGCCACAGTCAGGCAAGTGCGTTCTGCACTGGCCCTGTGGCGGCGTCGGTTGTTTAGCCCAAACGAATATTCAGGCTTTGCCCGTTGCCGGTACGCGCAGCGCTGATCAACTGTTGACGCGCAGCACTGGCCAGCGGGTTGATCCAGCTGACCACTGTGTGGCTGCGGCCCAGGCGCAGTGCTTCGCAGGTGAGCTGCAAGGCGCTTTTATTGCCGTTGGGCTGCAGCAGCAGAATGCGCTCGCGGTTCAGCCCGGCGTCGCGCAGCCAGCTTTGGGTCAGGCTTGCAGGCGGTGCGATCAGGGTCAGCCAGCGGGCGTTTTGTTGCTCGCTCAGTTCGCGCAACATGGGGGCAAGCAGGTTCAGGCAGTTTCCGGCGGCACCGCGTAGCGACAGTTCACTGAATACTTCAGGGTCGGCGCTCCAGGGTGAGTCGAGCACGCCCTGGATTGCCGGTGTCATGGGTTGTGCCATAAACGCCTCGAACAGGGTGAGTTGTGCTGGCAGCGGTGTGTGGGGAAACTGCATGACGCCTCCTATTAGCGGCGAATAACGCCGACGCTCAGGCCTTCAATAACCAGTTCCTGCTCCTTGAGATTGACTTCAATAGGGGCAAAATCCGGATTTTCAGCGATAAGCCAGACTTTGCTGCCTTCACGCTTGAAGCGTTTTACGGTCACTTCGTCGTCGATGCGTGCCACCACAATCTGGCCGTTGCGCGCTTCGCGGCAGGTGTGTACAGCCAGCAGGTCACCGTCGAAGATGCCGACGTCCTTCATGCTCATGCCCTGTACGCGCAGCAGGTAATCGGCCCGCGGATGGAAGAAGGTCGGGTTGATGTTGCAGGACTCTTCGACATGTTCCTGCGCCAGGATCGGCGCGCCGGCAGCGACACGTCCGATGATGGGCAGGGTGGATTCGTCAGCCTTGGCTTCAAAGCCCGGGATGCGAATGCCCCGTGAGGCGCCTGGAGTCATCTCGATGGCGCCCTTGCGGGCCAGGGCCTTGAGATGTTCTTCGGCGGCATTGGGGGACTTGAAACCCAGTTCCTGTGCGATCTCGGCACGGGTGGGCGGGTATCCGTTGTCATCCAGGCATCGCTTGATGAAAGCCAGGATCTCAGCTTGGCGTGGCGTCAGTTTTAACATGATGATCGCTCTGTCTTTTTATACAGTGACTGGGATTATATACAGTGAAGGCGTATTGGCAATCATCCATTTCCGGCAGTCCGCTGGACGGTCATTGCCAGGTCGCGTGGCCCGCACTTTATCAGGTGGGGCCTGGCTGGCCGAGGCTGTGGTTAAATGCGAAACCGCCCGGTCGCAAAACGAATACGTCATCTTGACTTTTCACAAGCTGAAACGTATGTTTCAAACAAGTGTTTAAATGTTTGTCAGGCGGAGTAGTCATGGCCCAGTCGGAAACCGTTGAACGTATCCTTGATGCTGCCGAGCAGCTGTTCGCGGAAAAAGGGTTTGCTGAAACCTCATTGCGGCTGATTACCAGCAAGGCCGGGGTCAATCTGGCGGCGGTCAATTACCATTTTGGTTCAAAGAAAGCGCTGATCCAGGCGGTGTTCTCACGCTTCCTGGGGCCATTCTGTGCCAACCTGGACCGTGAGCTGGAGCGCCGTCAGGGCAAGCCGGAGAATCGTCCGACGCTTGAGGAGTTGCTGGAGATGCTGGTCGAGCAGGCGCTGGTGATCCAGCCACGCAGCGGCAACGACCTGTCGATCTTCATGCGTTTGCTGGGGCTGGCCTTCAGCCAGAGCCAGGGCCACTTGCGCCGCTACCTTGAAGACATGTACGGCAAGGTGTTCCGTCGCTACATGTTGCTGGTCAACGAAGCAGCCCCGCAGATCCCGCCCATCGAGCTGTTCTGGCGCGTGCATTTCATGCTCGGCGCCGCGGCCTTCAGCATGTCCGGGATCAAGGCGTTGCGTGCCATTGCCGAGACCGATTTTGGCGTCAACACCTCGATCGAGCAGGTGATGCGCCTGATGGTGCCGTTCCTCGCGGCCGGCATGCGTGCCGAGAGCGGTGTCACGGATCCGGCAATGGCCAGTGCCCAGCTTCGCCCGCGCAGTAAAACCGCACCGGTCAGCGCCAAGGTTTGACCTGCTGCGGGTGGGCGCGGCAGCTTTGTTCCGCTAAGCTAGCTGCCATGCCCAGCCCTGTCTTGTTCCCGTCTGTCGATTCGTCGCTGCCTCTCTGGAGTGCGGCGCGCAGGCCCGTGCCCGCGCATCCGGACCGGGCAACAAGCGCTCTCTTTCTTAAGGATTTCCCATGAGTTCTGCCTTGCAAGGCTCCTTGATGGTAGACGTCGCCGGTACCTGGCTGACGGCTGAAGACCGGCAATTGCTGCGCCAGCCTGAAGTGGGTGGGTTGATCATCTTTGCACGCAATATCGAACACCCGCGCCAGGTGCGTGAGTTGAGTGCGTCTATTCGCGCCGTGCGCCCGGACCTGCTGCTGGCGGTGGACCAGGAAGGCGGCCGGGTGCAGCGCCTGCGTCAGGGCTTTGTGCGCCTGCCTGCCATGCGCGCGATTGCCGACAACCCCAATGCCGAGTATCTGGCCGAGCAATGTGGCTGGATCATGGCCACTGAAGTACTGGCGGTGGGGCTGGACTTGAGCTTTGCCCCGGTTCTGGACCTGGACTACCAGCGCAGTGCGGTGGTGGGCAGCCGCTCGTTCGAGGGCGACCCCGAGCGCGCCGCTGTTTTGGCCGGGGCATTTATTCGCGGGATGAACGACGCGGGCATGGCTGCCACCGGTAAGCATTTTCCGGGGCACGGGTGGGCTGAAGCTGATTCTCATGTAGCCATCCCTACAGATGAGCGCAGCCTGGAGCAGATCCGTGCCCATGATCTCGTACCTTTTGCCCGGCTGAGCAAGCAACTGGCAGCCGTCATGCCGGCCCATGTGATCTATCCGCAAGTCGACAGCCAGCCAGCAGGCTTCTCCCGCCGCTGGCTGCAGGATATCTTGCGCGGCGAGCTGCAGTTCGACGGGGTGATTTTCAGTGACGACCTGTCGATGGCAGGTGCCCATGTTGTCGGTGATGCTGCCAGCCGTATCGAGGCGGCCCTGACGGCCGGTTGCGATATGGGGCTGGTGTGCAACGACCGTGCATCGGCAGAGCTGGCGCTGACTGCGGCCCAGCGCCTGAAGGTCACGCCGTCGCCGCGCATTGCGCGCATGCGCGGTCAGGCCTGGGCCAGCACCGATTATCGGCAGAACCCGCGCTGGCGGGTAGCGATGGGCGCACTCAAAGATGCTCAATTAATTGATTAAGGGATCTGCCTCAATGACGGTTTACGCAATTATCGGCGGCACGGGGCTTACCCAGCTGGAAGGCCTGACCATCAGCCGCTCCCTGGCGCTGGACACGCCTTACGGGCCGACCTCGGCCGATATCCAGATCGGTGAATTCGGCGGGCGCGAAGTGTTGTTCCTGGCCCGCCACGGCCACCCGCACCGGGTGCCGCCGCATCAGGTCAACTACCGCGCCAACCTGTGGGCGTTGAAACAGGCCGGGGCCGAGGCGATTCTGGCGGTCAATGCGGTGGGTGGTATCCACATGGCGATGGGTACCGGGCATTTCTGTGTGCCGCACCAGTTGATCGACTACACCAGCGGCCGCGAACATACCTATTTCGCGGGAGATCTGGAGCATGTGACCCATATCGACTTCAGCTATCCCTACACCGAGTCGTTGCGTGAACAGTTGATTGGCGCGCTGGCATCCGAGGGGTGTTCCTACAGCAGCCACGGCGTTTATGCCGCGACCCAGGGGCCGCGTCTTGAGACCGTGGCAGAGATTGCTCGTCTTGAGCGTGACGGTTGCGACATTGTGGGCATGACCGGCATGCCGGAAGCGGCTCTGGCCCGTGAGCTGGAACTGGATTACGCGTGCCTGGCGCTGGTGGTCAACCCGGCGGCGGGCAAGTCGACGGCGATTATCACCATGGCTGAAATCGAGCAGGCGCTGCATGACGGCATGGGCAAGGTAAAAGCGACGTTGGCGCGGGTTCTGGCGGGCTAAAACTTACAGATGACTTGTGGGAGCGGGCTTGCTCGCGATGCAGGCGCCTCGGCCTGTCTGAAACACCGAGGCGATACCATCGCGAGCAAGCCCGCTCCCACAATAGGGGTGTGCAATTTTCAGCGCTTTTCAGTTTTAGGCGGCAGCGGCGCAAACAATGCGTCGATGTCGTCGTCCTGCAGTTTCCAGTCCCCGGCTATTCGCCCGTCCAGTACTCCTGCCGCCAAATCCGATTTCTCCTGCTGCAAGTGCTGGATTTTCTCTTCAACGGTGCCGCGGGCAATCATCTTGTACACAAACACCGGTTTTTCCTGGCCAATGCGGTAGGCACGGTCGGTGGCCTGGTTTTCTGCCGCCGGGTTCCACCACGGGTCGTAGTGAATCACCGTGTCGGCTTTGGTCAGGTTCAAGCCAACGCCACCCGCCTTGAGGCTGATCAGGAAGATCTGCAGCTTGCCGCTCTGGAAGTCCTTGACCGGCGTGCGCCGGTCGCGGGTTTGCCCGGTGAGGATGGCGTAGGGCACCTTGCGTTTTTTCAGCTCAGCCTCGATCAGCCCCAGCATCGAGGTGAATTGTGAAAACAGCAGGATGCGTCGGTCTTCGGCAAACAGCTCTTCGAGCATCAGCATCAGGCTGTCGAGCTTGCCTGAGGTGCTGCCTTTTTTCGGCGGGGTGTCGCTGACCAGGCGCAGGTCGCAACACACCTGGCGCAGCTTGAGCAGTGCTTCAAGAATGATGATCTGGCTGCGCCCCACGCCTTTGCGGGTGATTTCGTCGCGCACTTTTTTATCCATCGCCAGGCGCATGGTTTCGTATACGTCACGCTGGGCCTCGTTGAGATCGACCCAGTGGATGATTTCGGTCTTGGGCGGCAGTTCGGTGGCGACCTGCTCCTTGGTGCGGCGCAGCAAGAACGGCTTGATCCGCGCATTGAGGTGCTGCAGGCGCTCGTCGCTGCCCTGGCGCTCAATGGGCACCCGGTAGTCGCGGTTGAAGGTCTTGACGTCGCCCAGCCAGCCGGGCAGCAGGAAGTGGAACAGCGACCACAGCTCGCCGAGGTGGTTTTCCAGCGGGGTGCCGCTCAGGCACAGGCGCTGGCGTGCAACCAGCTCGCAGGCGGCCTCGGTGGCCTTGCTGCCGGGGTTCTTGATGTACTGCGCCTCGTCCAGCACCAGCAGGTGCAGCGGCAGTTTTGCCAGGTGCTCGATGTCCTTGGGCAGCAAGGCGTAGGTGGTCAGGATCACGTCGTAGTCATTGAGGTGCGCAAAGTGCTTTTTGCGCGTGGCGCCATACAGCGCCAGCACCTTGAGCTGCGGGGTGAAGTGCGCGGCCTCGTCCAGCCAGTTGGGGATCAGGCTGGTGGGCATCACCACCATCGCCGGGCGATCCAGGCGGCCAGCGTTCTTTTCGCACAGAATATGCGCCAATGTTTGCAGGGTTTTGCCCAGGCCCATGTCATCGGCCAGCACGCCGCCCACCTCCAGCTGGCGCAAGGACTGCATCCAGCTCAGGCCTTCGAGCTGATAAGGGCGCAAATTGGCATTGAGCCCTTCGGGGGCTTCGACGCTGAAATCCTTGATGTCACGCAGGCGCTGGGCGAAGCCGCGAATCTGCTCGCCGCCTTCCCAGCGCAAGGGCAGGGCATCCAGCGCGTTGAGGCGCGGTGCATCGGCACTTTTGATCCGCAGCGAAGTGGCGTCCGGCTCGCCCAGATAAAACTCGTCCAGAGTGGCCAGTACCGGTTTGAGTCGCCCATACGGCAGCGCAACCTGCAGCGGACCATGGCCGCTGGCCGGGTTGGCCGGGATATTCACCAGGATCAGTTCGTCATCCTTGCGTCGGGCCAGTTTTTCGCGGTTGAGCAGGTCGCTGTGGGAGCGCATCAGGTTGAGCAGGATCGGCAGCAGGCTCAGGTGCTGGCCATTGACGATGATGCCCAGCTCCAGGTCGAACCAGTCGCGCTCCGGGGCTTCATCGACAGTGGCATACCAGTCTTCGACCGGGGTCAGGTCAAAGCCGAAATCTTCATCGATCTGCAACTCCCAGCCCTGATCGCTCAGGCTCTGCAGCTGGTTGAGGGTGAAATTCAGCCAGGCGCTGTCATTGACCAGCTCAAACAGCTCGCCAGCGCTTTCCGGCAGCGCCTTGCTCTGACGCGTGGCGATTTTGAAACCCAGGCTGCGCAGTTGCTCGCGGTAGAGGTTTTCGACCTCGGGCTTGCGCTTGATGCGCAGGGTTTGCTGTTCCTGGCGCAGCAGGACGTCGGCGTTCTTTTGCCCGCTGACGTACTGGTCCAGGTAGTTGAACGACAGGGCGGCACGGTGCTGGATATAGCGCTGCATCCTGCCGTTGCGCGGCTCGAAGGCGCTGAATTCGGCACTCGCCAGCCACAGCCGCGGCACGGGTTGCACGTCGTCGACCAGTTGCTCGGGCAGATTGTTGGGGCGACGTGAGTCGAGTACGGCCTGGAGCTTTTCCAGAAGCTCGGCATCCTGAGCGGCGGCGGGGTAGTTCAAGGTTTCTTCAATCTTCAGTAAGACAGCAGCGGTGTGCTTGCAATTGACCCGCACAGGGCAGGTGCAGTGAGCGCTGACCAGCAGCAAGGTGCCTTTGGCCGACTCGCGCAGTTCAATGGTCTGGCGGTAAGTGTTTTCACCCGAGCCCTGACAGCTGGCGGTAATCAGTCTGTCGCCGATCTGGACGATCCTGACCCGATTTTCCTTGGCGTAGCGTCGGCCACGCTCAAGGCTTTGTTCCTTGAAGCGACTGACCCAAGTCGCGGCAAGCGGCTTGGTCAGTCGGGCAGTGGGGCTCAGGGGCATGGGTTTTTCATTCAGGAAGACTTCGGCGTCAGACGCTCGAACAGCGCCTCAATGGTATTGAAGCGTTCTTCCGGGCGCTCCATCGGCACCATGAACTTGAACAGGGTTGCGCCCTCGAACTTGTAGCGGTTGGGCTGGCCCTGGATCAATTTGATCAACACCATCGGGTCGACCGGGGTATCGGCGGCAAACTCGATGCGTCCGCCTTGCGGGCCGGCGTCGACTTTCTTGATGCCCAGTTGCTCGGCCTGCAGCTTGAGCAGGGTGATGCGCACCAGGTTCTTGGTCGGCTCGGGGAGCAGGCCAAAGCGGTCGATCATCTCCACCTGCAAGTCCTTGAGGCCCTCTTCATCGGTGGCCGATGCGATGCGCTTGTAGAGGATCAGTCGCGCATGCACATCCGGCAGGTACGACTCGGGAATCAGCGCGGGTACCCGCAGGTTGATTTCCGGGCCACCGCCCAGCGGCTGGTCGAGGTTGGGCTGCTCGCCCTTGCGGATCGACTTGACCGCACGCTCGAGCATTTCCATGTACAGGGTAAAGCCGACCGCCTGGATCTGGCCGCTTTGACCATCCCCCAGCAATTCGCCAGCACCGCGGATTTCCAGGTCATTGGTGGCCAGGACAAAACCGGCACCCAGGTCCTGGGTATTGGCGATGGCCTCCAGGCGTTTTTGCGCGTCGCCGGTAATCTGCTGGCGCGGCGGCGTGAGCAGGTAAGCATAGGCCTGGTGGTGGCTGCGCCCGACGCGACCGCGCAGCTGGTGCAGTTGCGCCAGGCCGAACTTGTCGGCGCGCTCGATGATGATGGTGTTGGCGCTGGGCACGTCGATCCCGGTCTCGATGATGGTCGAGGCGATCAGCACGTTGAAGCGCTTGTGATAAAAGTCGCTCATCACCTGTTCGAGTTCGCGTTCGCGCATCTGCCCGTGACCGATGCCGATCCGTGCTTCAGGCACCAGCTCGGCCAGTTCGGCGGCGCATTTCTCGATAGTCTTGACGTCGTTGTGCAGGTAGTAGACCTGCCCGCCGCGCAGCAACTCACGCAGCAGCGCCTCTTTGACCGTGCTTTTGTTCTGTTCCATGACGAACGTGCGCACCGACAGCCGGCGGGCCGGTGGCGTGGCGATGATCGACAGGTCGCGCATGCCCGATACGGCCATGTTCAGCGTGCGCGGGATGGGCGTGGCGGTGAGGGTCAGGATGTCGACTTCACTGCGCAAGGCCTTGAGCTGTTCTTTCTGGCGCACGCCGAAGCGGTGTTCCTCGTCGATGATCACCAGGCCCAGGTTTTTGATCTTGACGTCGTCCTGCAGCAGCTTGTGGGTGCCGATCACGATATCGATCTTGCCTTCGGCCAGGTCGGCCACCGCCTGGTTGATCTCTTTGGCCGACTTGAAGCGGCTCATCACCTCCACTGTCACCGGCCAGTCGGCAAAACGGTCGCGGAAGCTGTTGTAGTGCTGCTGGGCGAGCAGGGTGGTGGGCACCAGAATGGCCACCTGACGGCCACCGTGGACGGCGATAAATGCCGCGCGCATGGCCACTTCGGTCTTGCCGAAGCCGACGTCGCCGCACACCAGGCGGTCCATCGGCTTGGGCGACAGCATGTCGGCGCGTACGGCTTCGATGGTGGTCTGCTGGTCCGGGGTTTCTTCGAACGGGAAGCCGGCGCTGAACGTGGCGTAATCGGCTTTCGGATCGGCAAAGGCATAACCTTCGCGGGCGGCACGGCGGGCGTAGATGTCGAGCAGCT harbors:
- a CDS encoding DUF1653 domain-containing protein, with protein sequence MPLQPGLYQHYKGPQYRVFSVARHSETEEDVVFYQALYGDYGFWVRPLSMFLESVVVEGEQVPRFALIQAEPSVFSRP
- the topA gene encoding type I DNA topoisomerase, with translation MGKSLVIVESPAKAKTINKYLGNEYVVKSSIGHIRDLPTSGSASASKEPAAKRGKAAAGEAPALSPKEKAQKQLISRMGVDPEHGWKAKYEILPGKEKVIEELRRLAKDADTIYLATDLDREGEAIAWHLREAIGGDDTRYKRVVFNEITKKAIQEAFSKPGELDINRVNAQQARRFLDRVVGYMVSPLLWAKVARGLSAGRVQSVAVKLVVEREREIRAFNPEEYWEIHADLGTAKGAKVRFDVAREKGEAFKPLNEAQAMAALEKLKASNYSIVKREDKPTSSKPSAPFITSTLQQAASNRLGYGVKKTMMMAQRLYEAGYITYMRTDSTNLSADAVEMARTYIEGEFGADYLPPAPNVYSSKEGAQEAHEAIRPSDVNMHPSKLTGMERDAERLYELIWRQFVACQMLPAKYLSTTVTVAAGDFELRAKGRILKFDGYTRVMPQIAKPGDDDVLPDMAQGDALKLIELDPSQHFTKPPARYSEASLVKEMEKRGIGRPSTYAAIISTIQDRGYVALHNRRFYSEKMGDIVTERLSESFSDLMDYGFTAGMEENLDDVAQGERDWKNVLDEFYGDFKKKLEVAAAPEGGMRANQPVMTDIPCKECGRPMQIRTASTGVFLGCSGYSLPPKERCKATVNLVPGDEIAADDEGESESLVLLGKHRCPICSTAMDAYLLDEKHKLHICGNNPDCVGYEIEEGNYRIKGYEGPSLECDKCGSEMQLKTGRFGKFFGCTNAECKNTRKLLKSGEAAPPKMDPVKMPELKCEKVNDTYILRDGASGLFLAASQFPKNRETRAPLVIEILPHKDEIDPKYHFLCEAPKKDPDGRPAVIRYSRKTKEQYVQTEVDGKPTGWRAFYDGKAWKVEDKRKEKDA
- a CDS encoding DUF6586 family protein; its protein translation is MAHELYTRTNQKIYFAGLALEAMNKASEGRAMNAQALVQAERESAIFHLYGALLGLCHEIAGFYRLSQASAPRVELLLTRQVLDEKAIPELAELVELACAPQTWLAQLVATHAALYQPLQAPKKVKVDVFQPLIDTVNLEDEAPLGLSRETLEEWRQNLKALAIRFRDGLNEC
- the sulA gene encoding SOS-induced cell division inhibitor SulA: MQFPHTPLPAQLTLFEAFMAQPMTPAIQGVLDSPWSADPEVFSELSLRGAAGNCLNLLAPMLRELSEQQNARWLTLIAPPASLTQSWLRDAGLNRERILLLQPNGNKSALQLTCEALRLGRSHTVVSWINPLASAARQQLISAARTGNGQSLNIRLG
- the lexA gene encoding transcriptional repressor LexA, with amino-acid sequence MLKLTPRQAEILAFIKRCLDDNGYPPTRAEIAQELGFKSPNAAEEHLKALARKGAIEMTPGASRGIRIPGFEAKADESTLPIIGRVAAGAPILAQEHVEESCNINPTFFHPRADYLLRVQGMSMKDVGIFDGDLLAVHTCREARNGQIVVARIDDEVTVKRFKREGSKVWLIAENPDFAPIEVNLKEQELVIEGLSVGVIRR
- a CDS encoding TetR/AcrR family transcriptional regulator, encoding MAQSETVERILDAAEQLFAEKGFAETSLRLITSKAGVNLAAVNYHFGSKKALIQAVFSRFLGPFCANLDRELERRQGKPENRPTLEELLEMLVEQALVIQPRSGNDLSIFMRLLGLAFSQSQGHLRRYLEDMYGKVFRRYMLLVNEAAPQIPPIELFWRVHFMLGAAAFSMSGIKALRAIAETDFGVNTSIEQVMRLMVPFLAAGMRAESGVTDPAMASAQLRPRSKTAPVSAKV
- the nagZ gene encoding beta-N-acetylhexosaminidase translates to MQGSLMVDVAGTWLTAEDRQLLRQPEVGGLIIFARNIEHPRQVRELSASIRAVRPDLLLAVDQEGGRVQRLRQGFVRLPAMRAIADNPNAEYLAEQCGWIMATEVLAVGLDLSFAPVLDLDYQRSAVVGSRSFEGDPERAAVLAGAFIRGMNDAGMAATGKHFPGHGWAEADSHVAIPTDERSLEQIRAHDLVPFARLSKQLAAVMPAHVIYPQVDSQPAGFSRRWLQDILRGELQFDGVIFSDDLSMAGAHVVGDAASRIEAALTAGCDMGLVCNDRASAELALTAAQRLKVTPSPRIARMRGQAWASTDYRQNPRWRVAMGALKDAQLID
- a CDS encoding S-methyl-5'-thioinosine phosphorylase, whose protein sequence is MTVYAIIGGTGLTQLEGLTISRSLALDTPYGPTSADIQIGEFGGREVLFLARHGHPHRVPPHQVNYRANLWALKQAGAEAILAVNAVGGIHMAMGTGHFCVPHQLIDYTSGREHTYFAGDLEHVTHIDFSYPYTESLREQLIGALASEGCSYSSHGVYAATQGPRLETVAEIARLERDGCDIVGMTGMPEAALARELELDYACLALVVNPAAGKSTAIITMAEIEQALHDGMGKVKATLARVLAG